In Collimonas arenae, a single genomic region encodes these proteins:
- a CDS encoding MFS transporter, which translates to MDHQHSVAIHSEHSKHSEETQSVEAVPGTEAGPAKQTASRLATASSVGTTLEWYDFTVYNTLAALIFNRLFFPSFDPLSGTILAFSTYAVGYISRPIGGVLFGHLGDKLGRRFVLVVTLVLMGITTGLMGLLPTYASIGILSPILLVTLRFVQGVALGGEWAGAVLISVEHGAPDKRGRNASWTQIGPSFGTLLATGVIALITWLVSPDDFLAWAWRIPFIASLLLVVFGLWIRRGIEETPLFKELDKNHATAKTPIGDVLRLHWRRLLIAGGSRIGSDVLYALVVVFTLTYVTTVLDLSRTLALTAIMIGTACNALTVPLFGALSDRIGRRPVYAIGIVLGAIWAFVFFMLLDTAQPYLIVLAVVVGLVVHAAMFGPQAAFVTEQFPTRVRYAGSSLAYTLGGIAGGAFAPLIFASLFQSYHNTIVISLYVVAALAMSGVALFVARETGKSPLEE; encoded by the coding sequence GAAGCCGGTCCTGCCAAGCAAACGGCCAGTAGACTCGCCACCGCAAGCAGTGTGGGGACGACGCTGGAGTGGTACGATTTTACGGTGTACAACACACTGGCGGCGCTCATTTTCAACCGCCTTTTCTTCCCGTCGTTCGACCCCTTGTCAGGCACTATCCTGGCGTTCTCGACCTATGCGGTCGGCTATATTTCTCGCCCTATCGGCGGCGTGCTGTTCGGCCATCTGGGCGATAAGCTTGGGCGTCGGTTCGTGTTGGTGGTGACGCTGGTGCTCATGGGGATTACCACTGGTTTGATGGGATTGCTGCCGACTTACGCGTCGATAGGCATCCTGAGTCCGATCTTGCTGGTCACGCTGCGCTTTGTACAAGGCGTGGCGCTAGGTGGCGAATGGGCCGGGGCCGTGCTGATCTCGGTCGAGCACGGCGCGCCTGACAAGCGCGGCCGCAACGCATCGTGGACGCAGATCGGCCCTTCCTTTGGCACGTTGCTGGCAACCGGTGTCATTGCATTGATTACGTGGTTGGTGTCGCCTGACGACTTCCTGGCCTGGGCCTGGCGCATTCCGTTCATTGCCAGCCTGCTGCTGGTCGTGTTTGGACTCTGGATACGACGCGGTATTGAAGAAACACCTTTGTTCAAGGAACTGGATAAAAACCATGCAACCGCAAAAACACCCATCGGCGACGTCTTGCGCCTTCATTGGCGTCGCCTGCTGATCGCCGGCGGCTCGCGGATCGGCTCGGACGTGCTGTATGCGCTGGTGGTCGTCTTTACCCTGACTTATGTGACGACTGTCCTGGACCTGTCGCGTACGCTGGCCCTGACCGCGATCATGATAGGCACCGCATGCAACGCATTGACAGTGCCGCTATTCGGCGCGCTGTCGGATCGCATCGGACGGCGTCCCGTATATGCCATCGGGATCGTGCTTGGCGCAATCTGGGCGTTTGTCTTCTTCATGCTGCTCGACACTGCGCAACCTTATCTGATCGTACTGGCGGTTGTCGTAGGCTTGGTGGTACATGCCGCCATGTTTGGCCCGCAAGCCGCATTTGTGACCGAACAATTTCCTACACGGGTACGGTACGCCGGTTCCTCGCTAGCCTACACCCTGGGCGGAATCGCCGGCGGCGCTTTCGCGCCGCTGATCTTCGCCAGCCTGTTTCAGTCCTACCACAACACAATTGTCATCTCGCTTTACGTAGTGGCAGCGCTGGCGATGAGCGGCGTGGCATTGTTTGTTGCCCGTGAAACCGGGAAGTCTCCTTTGGAGGAGTAG
- a CDS encoding alpha/beta fold hydrolase, with protein sequence MQAIESFDVPYENTVLKGDFLESTSASHILLLHGAGVSSRATAMRSGLRPALQQRGVATTSFDCIGHGDTGGALLDSSLSSRTRQAEAVIAARKLAEPLVICGTSMGAYNAIRLTQKYQVTGLILIVPGVYTPAAYGLPFGPQFSEVIRRDRSWADSDAWSILRKFKGDLLVIAAEHDAVIPLEIPDRLLLSAQQARSRRLRVVAGTDHSHLFPLVAAERPAEFDALMTMMVDCGR encoded by the coding sequence ATGCAAGCAATAGAGTCGTTTGACGTTCCCTATGAAAATACCGTCCTGAAAGGCGATTTTCTTGAGTCGACATCCGCCAGCCATATTTTGCTGTTGCATGGCGCGGGTGTCAGTTCGCGCGCTACCGCGATGCGTTCCGGCCTGCGTCCGGCGCTACAGCAACGCGGCGTTGCCACGACGTCTTTCGATTGCATCGGCCATGGCGACACCGGTGGTGCGTTATTGGATTCTTCGCTGAGCAGCCGCACGCGCCAGGCGGAGGCCGTGATCGCGGCAAGAAAGCTGGCCGAGCCGTTGGTGATTTGCGGCACCAGCATGGGTGCGTATAACGCCATTCGACTCACGCAAAAATACCAGGTCACCGGCTTGATCCTGATCGTGCCGGGCGTCTATACGCCGGCTGCATATGGGCTGCCGTTCGGGCCGCAATTTTCCGAGGTAATCCGCCGCGACCGCAGCTGGGCCGATAGCGATGCCTGGTCGATTCTCCGGAAGTTCAAGGGAGACCTGCTGGTGATCGCCGCCGAGCATGATGCCGTCATACCTCTGGAAATACCGGACCGCCTGCTGTTGTCCGCACAGCAGGCGCGTTCGCGCCGGCTACGGGTGGTGGCAGGCACGGACCACAGCCACCTGTTCCCGCTGGTGGCGGCAGAACGTCCGGCGGAATTCGATGCGTTGATGACGATGATGGTTGATTGCGGCAGATAG
- a CDS encoding 2'-5' RNA ligase family protein: MPHDKPLPGVASPPQPTDRIFFAIVPDTAVAARVEKLAENLRQQHDLHGSLIDVEHLHITVLFVGNYVGYPQDTVNAASWAASHVIQAPFRVQLNHVLTFANKSGVVRRYPTVLCGDEGVLGVETLHRNLSDALHRCGFMRRPSTMTPHMTLLYDREKIVAQAVPPIEFDVGEFVLLNRHIGQRRQYTVLGRWPLHDQSSR, translated from the coding sequence ATGCCGCATGACAAACCTTTGCCTGGCGTTGCCTCTCCTCCGCAGCCCACCGACCGTATTTTCTTTGCTATCGTGCCCGACACAGCCGTCGCTGCGCGTGTTGAAAAATTGGCCGAGAACTTACGCCAGCAACATGATTTGCACGGCAGCCTGATCGATGTGGAACATTTGCATATCACCGTTCTGTTCGTGGGCAATTACGTCGGCTATCCGCAGGATACGGTCAACGCTGCTAGCTGGGCGGCATCCCATGTGATCCAGGCACCGTTTAGAGTCCAGCTCAATCATGTGCTGACCTTCGCTAACAAATCCGGCGTGGTGCGGCGCTATCCTACTGTGCTGTGCGGCGATGAGGGCGTGCTTGGCGTGGAGACGCTGCACCGGAACCTGTCGGACGCTTTGCACCGCTGTGGCTTCATGCGCAGGCCGTCGACCATGACGCCGCACATGACTTTGCTCTACGACCGGGAAAAAATCGTCGCGCAGGCGGTGCCGCCCATCGAATTTGACGTCGGCGAGTTTGTGCTGCTGAACCGGCACATCGGCCAGCGGCGTCAGTACACCGTGTTGGGCAGATGGCCTTTGCATGACCAATCGAGCCGCTGA
- a CDS encoding RidA family protein has translation MNIIHTDAAPTPRGHYSQAVEHNGLVFVSGMLPELGVIDPGTHDFMQQAEAVLRQCEAVLAAAGCRYADVVQATVYLVGVENWAVFNDVYSRFLGTHKPARVVVPVPALHHGYAVELQLIAALPNGRNAM, from the coding sequence ATGAACATCATCCATACCGATGCCGCGCCGACGCCGCGCGGCCACTACTCGCAAGCCGTTGAACACAATGGCCTGGTGTTTGTTTCCGGCATGTTGCCGGAGCTAGGCGTGATCGATCCCGGCACCCACGATTTCATGCAGCAGGCCGAAGCGGTGCTGCGCCAATGCGAGGCGGTGCTGGCCGCTGCGGGCTGTCGCTATGCCGATGTGGTGCAGGCAACTGTGTATCTGGTCGGCGTGGAAAATTGGGCTGTCTTCAACGATGTGTACAGCCGTTTTCTTGGCACGCATAAACCGGCGCGGGTGGTGGTGCCGGTACCGGCCTTGCATCATGGTTACGCTGTGGAATTGCAGCTGATCGCAGCGTTGCCGAATGGGCGCAATGCAATGTGA
- a CDS encoding GSU2403 family nucleotidyltransferase fold protein, with protein sequence MKPLFFRHSATIHTEFENVLQSAQAQGELHIGTPGKIEDRERGDGVYSYHRFYDATGKACEKYIGGPLGTPEADAARAKTQQDIDRAKMDVDAVKMFRKLGFACLDDKTGATLAALHNHGLFGAGLTLVGSHAYGAILNRLGVRAQTYLTEDIDVVRSYPLHLAAGANLELINVLKTSGLPFVKVPTGLRPGDTSVTHKLPGKERLMVDLLVSGAVTGKAVLVPELGVHAQSVQFLDYLVEDRMTSVAFSKNFVVPIYVPSPARFAVHKLFSCISRTNQFAKSEKDILQAAILICALEESYPDDVADAMNVFPDEGRVMMLKGASKAKLLIQGHSEQSGAALGDAIDALLG encoded by the coding sequence ATGAAACCACTTTTTTTCAGACATTCCGCAACGATTCACACCGAATTTGAAAACGTGCTTCAGTCGGCACAAGCACAAGGCGAACTGCATATCGGTACCCCCGGCAAGATAGAGGATCGAGAACGAGGCGACGGCGTCTATTCCTACCATCGCTTTTACGACGCCACAGGTAAGGCTTGCGAAAAGTACATCGGTGGTCCACTCGGCACACCCGAGGCCGATGCGGCACGCGCCAAGACGCAGCAGGACATTGACCGCGCAAAGATGGACGTCGATGCGGTCAAAATGTTTCGCAAGCTCGGGTTCGCGTGTTTAGACGACAAGACAGGTGCAACGCTAGCGGCATTGCATAACCATGGACTGTTTGGCGCCGGCTTGACATTGGTTGGAAGTCACGCCTATGGCGCCATACTGAACCGGCTCGGCGTCCGCGCACAAACCTATCTCACTGAAGACATCGATGTAGTCCGATCGTACCCGCTACATCTTGCTGCCGGCGCAAATCTTGAACTAATTAATGTGCTTAAAACGTCCGGTCTGCCTTTTGTCAAGGTTCCAACCGGTCTGCGGCCTGGCGACACATCTGTCACGCACAAACTGCCCGGCAAGGAAAGACTCATGGTCGATCTGTTAGTGAGTGGAGCAGTGACAGGGAAGGCTGTATTGGTTCCCGAGCTCGGTGTACATGCGCAGTCGGTACAATTTCTTGACTACCTGGTAGAAGACCGCATGACATCTGTCGCATTCAGCAAGAATTTCGTGGTCCCAATTTACGTCCCATCCCCGGCTCGTTTCGCGGTGCATAAACTTTTTTCGTGCATATCGCGGACGAATCAATTCGCCAAAAGCGAAAAGGACATCCTGCAGGCCGCAATTCTTATCTGCGCACTGGAAGAGAGCTATCCCGACGACGTTGCCGATGCGATGAACGTGTTTCCAGATGAGGGGCGGGTAATGATGTTGAAAGGGGCCAGTAAAGCGAAGCTTCTGATACAAGGCCATTCTGAACAAAGCGGTGCAGCCTTGGGAGATGCGATCGATGCACTTTTAGGCTGA
- a CDS encoding LysR family transcriptional regulator, with amino-acid sequence MQYLVAEIVVIPANPARLDVLLAIIHSGDNRTGSEEMQGRTLWELKVFCAVVDKHSFVTAARHLGISPSAATRSLQALEEQLGTQLLQRSHKLLSLTSAGEIYYDFARKMLAVQAQAEEEISGLQSDPKGWIRFSAPEICSRFFLPEQIGILTREFPDIRVDVLYTDAAIDPIQENLDFAIRGAYPVSSELIGYPLWQYDRILCASPRYLEQRGTPAEPEELSAHAMVLHTAPRILKDWYFKSASRTMRMRMQAEHRINSGSGLYEAVCAGVGIGRLASWVAQPAIEAGTLVQVCAAYRLVSSAGHSPEMHAVYGAKGLPRRAKMLLDALRAKAMRQGFKMSGQ; translated from the coding sequence ATGCAATACCTTGTTGCAGAAATCGTCGTCATTCCTGCAAACCCGGCAAGACTGGACGTTTTGCTTGCTATCATCCATAGCGGCGACAACAGAACAGGGAGCGAAGAGATGCAAGGAAGAACGTTATGGGAACTCAAGGTGTTTTGCGCCGTCGTCGACAAGCATAGCTTTGTGACGGCGGCCCGGCACCTGGGCATCTCCCCCAGCGCCGCCACGCGATCCCTGCAAGCGCTGGAAGAACAACTAGGCACCCAACTCTTGCAGCGCTCGCACAAGCTGCTGAGCTTAACCAGCGCCGGCGAAATTTATTATGATTTTGCGAGGAAGATGCTGGCAGTCCAGGCGCAGGCAGAAGAAGAAATCTCCGGCCTGCAATCGGATCCCAAAGGATGGATCCGCTTTTCCGCGCCGGAAATTTGCAGCCGCTTTTTCCTGCCCGAGCAAATCGGCATCCTGACGCGCGAGTTTCCGGATATCCGGGTGGATGTGCTCTATACGGACGCCGCCATCGACCCGATCCAGGAAAATCTGGACTTTGCCATCCGCGGCGCCTATCCGGTTTCCAGCGAGCTGATCGGTTATCCGCTATGGCAATACGACCGCATCTTGTGCGCCAGCCCCCGCTATCTGGAACAACGCGGAACGCCGGCCGAGCCGGAGGAATTGAGCGCACACGCCATGGTGCTGCATACCGCGCCGCGCATTTTGAAAGACTGGTATTTCAAGTCGGCCTCGCGCACCATGAGGATGCGCATGCAGGCAGAACATCGGATCAATTCCGGTAGCGGACTGTATGAGGCGGTATGCGCAGGCGTGGGAATAGGGCGGCTGGCGAGCTGGGTGGCGCAACCGGCGATTGAAGCAGGCACGCTGGTGCAAGTGTGCGCAGCATATCGTTTGGTCTCCTCGGCCGGCCACAGTCCGGAGATGCATGCGGTCTACGGCGCGAAAGGCCTGCCGCGGCGCGCCAAGATGCTGCTGGATGCGCTGCGCGCGAAAGCAATGCGGCAAGGCTTCAAGATGAGTGGGCAGTAA
- a CDS encoding aldo/keto reductase, translating into MQYTMLGQTGLLISRLAFGAMTFTSGNKDIGAIYKVGAQLADELVGHALSVGVNLFDTADGYAGGESETLLGQALKMRRNEVVIATKVGFRTGPALSQSGLSRRHILWSIDQSLKRLSTDWVDIYIAHREDPHTPLEETLWALDAVVRSGKARYIGFSNWSAWKVAAALEIQKANGLAPFTHGQMHYSLLGRDVERDVAPMMRRYGLGMTVWSPLSSGFLSGKYTRESLSHPDNRFSGFDLLPFDKEHGFAVVEHMRAIARHHNASVAQIALAWLLAKDTVSSVLIGASKLPQLEDNLGAASIKLSAEEVAELDAATPLAPVYPNWFIDKLADPAAVEALAATARFKPS; encoded by the coding sequence ATGCAATACACCATGCTCGGCCAGACCGGCCTGCTGATTTCGCGCCTGGCTTTCGGCGCCATGACTTTCACCTCCGGTAACAAGGACATCGGCGCGATCTACAAGGTCGGCGCGCAACTGGCCGATGAACTGGTCGGACATGCCCTCAGCGTAGGCGTCAACCTGTTCGACACCGCAGATGGCTATGCTGGCGGCGAATCGGAAACCTTGCTGGGGCAGGCGCTGAAAATGCGCCGCAATGAAGTGGTGATCGCGACCAAGGTAGGGTTTCGCACCGGTCCGGCGCTGTCGCAGTCGGGCCTGTCGCGGCGGCATATCCTGTGGTCGATCGACCAGAGCCTGAAGCGTCTCAGCACCGACTGGGTCGATATTTATATCGCCCACCGGGAAGATCCGCATACGCCGCTGGAAGAAACGCTATGGGCGCTGGACGCCGTGGTGCGCTCGGGGAAGGCGCGCTATATCGGCTTTTCCAACTGGTCGGCCTGGAAAGTAGCGGCCGCGCTGGAAATCCAGAAAGCCAACGGCCTGGCGCCGTTCACCCACGGCCAGATGCATTACTCGCTGCTGGGCCGCGACGTCGAACGCGACGTGGCGCCGATGATGCGCCGCTACGGCCTCGGCATGACGGTATGGAGCCCGCTATCGTCCGGTTTCCTGAGCGGAAAATATACGCGCGAAAGCCTGTCCCATCCGGATAACCGCTTCTCCGGTTTCGACCTGCTGCCTTTCGACAAGGAACATGGCTTCGCGGTAGTGGAGCATATGCGCGCCATCGCCCGTCATCACAACGCCAGCGTGGCGCAAATCGCGCTGGCCTGGCTATTGGCGAAAGATACGGTCAGTAGCGTGCTGATCGGCGCCTCGAAGCTGCCGCAACTGGAAGACAACCTCGGCGCCGCCAGCATCAAGCTGAGCGCCGAAGAAGTCGCAGAACTCGACGCCGCCACGCCGCTGGCGCCGGTCTACCCGAACTGGTTCATCGACAAGCTGGCCGACCCGGCCGCCGTCGAAGCGCTGGCGGCCACGGCGCGCTTCAAACCGTCTTGA
- a CDS encoding ABC transporter ATP-binding protein: MPAQPSPILQATNLTFHYPERALFSNWSADIPAGVTLVRGGDGCGKSSLLQLLAGALQAQAGQLQIGDVRLDQQPEAYRRHLFWIDPRSEAFDQITTREYFASLPAAYPGFDDSLLPALAEGLSLTPHLDKKLYMLSTGSKRKVWLAAAFAANATLTLLDDPFAGLDKASINFVKKMLTQAVANPTQARVIALYEVPDGVPLAAHLDLGD; encoded by the coding sequence ATGCCCGCTCAGCCAAGCCCCATCCTGCAAGCCACCAACCTGACTTTTCATTACCCCGAACGCGCGTTGTTCAGCAACTGGTCCGCCGATATTCCAGCCGGCGTCACACTGGTGCGCGGCGGCGACGGCTGCGGCAAGAGCAGCTTGCTGCAGTTGCTGGCCGGCGCGTTGCAGGCACAGGCAGGGCAGTTGCAGATCGGCGATGTGCGCCTGGACCAGCAACCCGAAGCCTATCGGCGACACCTGTTTTGGATAGACCCGCGTTCAGAAGCATTCGACCAGATCACAACGCGCGAATATTTTGCATCGCTGCCCGCCGCCTACCCGGGATTTGACGATAGCTTGCTGCCCGCCCTGGCCGAGGGATTGTCACTGACACCGCACCTGGACAAGAAGCTCTACATGCTCTCCACCGGCAGCAAACGCAAAGTCTGGCTGGCGGCCGCTTTCGCCGCCAACGCCACACTCACTCTGCTGGATGATCCGTTTGCGGGACTGGACAAAGCTTCCATCAATTTTGTCAAAAAAATGCTCACGCAAGCTGTCGCTAATCCCACGCAAGCCAGGGTCATTGCGCTGTACGAAGTACCGGACGGCGTGCCGCTGGCAGCGCATCTGGATCTGGGAGACTGA
- a CDS encoding threo-3-hydroxy-L-aspartate ammonia-lyase yields the protein MHTADNLTFSDIQAAAQRIKGHAHRTPVMTSATANALTGAELFFKCENFQRIGAFKFRGAFNALSRFSEEQRRNGVLTYSSGNHAQAIALAARLLKIRAVIIMPEDAPVLKIQATKGYGAEVLTYNRYTENREEIGRKLAQERNMTLIPPYDHPDVICGQGTAAMELFEEVGELDVLLVCLGGGGLLAGSALAASGLSPHCKVIGVEPELGDDGRQSFRKGEIVHIDVPDTIADGAKVTHVGSHNFAVIQKHVADIVTVSDAQLISAMKFFAERMKMVVEPTGCLAAAAAFNQVWPVTGKRVGVILSGGNVDLQSFAQFIS from the coding sequence ATGCACACCGCCGATAACCTGACCTTCAGTGATATACAAGCAGCCGCACAAAGAATAAAAGGCCATGCGCACCGTACGCCGGTGATGACGTCGGCCACAGCCAATGCGCTTACTGGCGCTGAACTGTTTTTCAAATGCGAGAATTTCCAGCGTATCGGCGCCTTCAAGTTCCGTGGCGCCTTCAATGCGCTGTCGCGGTTTTCTGAAGAGCAGCGGCGCAATGGCGTGTTGACGTACTCCTCCGGCAACCATGCGCAAGCCATCGCGCTGGCCGCCAGGCTGCTGAAAATACGCGCCGTGATCATCATGCCAGAAGATGCGCCGGTGTTGAAAATCCAGGCCACCAAAGGCTATGGCGCCGAGGTGCTGACCTACAACCGCTATACCGAAAACCGCGAAGAAATCGGCCGCAAGCTGGCGCAGGAAAGGAACATGACCTTGATCCCGCCCTATGACCATCCGGATGTCATTTGCGGCCAGGGCACGGCGGCCATGGAATTGTTTGAAGAAGTGGGCGAGCTCGATGTGTTGCTGGTGTGCCTGGGCGGCGGCGGCTTGTTGGCGGGATCGGCGTTGGCGGCGTCGGGCCTCAGTCCTCATTGCAAGGTGATCGGGGTAGAGCCAGAGCTGGGCGACGACGGCCGGCAGTCTTTCCGCAAGGGAGAGATCGTGCATATCGATGTACCCGACACCATCGCCGACGGTGCTAAGGTAACGCATGTCGGCAGCCATAATTTTGCAGTGATCCAGAAGCATGTCGCAGATATCGTCACAGTGTCGGATGCGCAGTTGATTTCGGCGATGAAATTCTTTGCCGAGAGAATGAAGATGGTAGTGGAACCTACCGGCTGCCTGGCTGCCGCGGCAGCGTTTAACCAGGTCTGGCCCGTGACGGGGAAAAGAGTCGGCGTCATTCTCAGCGGCGGCAACGTCGATTTGCAATCCTTCGCGCAATTCATCTCCTAG
- a CDS encoding aldehyde dehydrogenase family protein, with the protein MDTIATGSDSGLNQINSEIQRVFALQRATALRLRQSTKAERIAKIRKLKAALLANREAVIAAGFADFGKPATEVELTEILPVIAEANDALRKLGGWMKPKKVWPSRMAVGTQGYMQYEPKGRVLIVAPWNYPVNLSLGPLVSALAAGNAVIIKPSEMTPHASAVIGKIVREVFTEDEVALFEGPAPVAQALLELPFDHIFFTGSPAVGKIVMAAAAKNLTSVTLELGGKSPTIVDETADLNMAAKNILWAKFTNNGQTCIAPDHIYVHASVKDEFLRHCIAALEEAYGKDAQQIDSPCLARIVNERHAERVKALLDDATARGARVVTGGQVDAGQRYIAPTLIDGIPDDAKIMSEEIFGPLLPIISFTELSTVIARINADPKPLALYVWSRKQENIDKVMQQTTSGGACINHCVVQFLHGNLPFGGVNNSGIGSGHGHHGFLAFSHERAVVRGRIMLAKMFYPPYTGMTRRLVNLFIKTV; encoded by the coding sequence ATGGACACCATTGCAACAGGAAGCGATAGCGGGCTGAACCAGATTAACAGCGAAATCCAGCGCGTTTTTGCGCTCCAGCGCGCTACCGCACTGCGCTTGCGCCAATCCACCAAGGCCGAGCGCATCGCCAAGATCCGCAAACTGAAAGCTGCATTGCTGGCGAATCGCGAAGCGGTGATTGCTGCGGGGTTTGCCGATTTCGGCAAGCCCGCCACCGAAGTCGAGCTGACGGAAATCCTGCCGGTGATCGCCGAAGCCAATGACGCACTCCGCAAGCTGGGCGGCTGGATGAAGCCGAAGAAGGTGTGGCCATCGCGTATGGCGGTCGGCACCCAGGGTTACATGCAGTATGAGCCGAAGGGCCGGGTGCTGATCGTCGCGCCGTGGAACTATCCGGTCAATCTGAGCCTGGGGCCGCTGGTGTCGGCGCTGGCGGCGGGTAACGCGGTGATCATCAAGCCGTCGGAAATGACGCCGCATGCTTCCGCCGTCATCGGCAAGATTGTGCGCGAGGTGTTTACCGAGGATGAGGTGGCGTTGTTCGAGGGGCCGGCGCCGGTGGCGCAAGCCCTACTGGAGCTGCCGTTCGACCATATCTTTTTTACCGGCTCGCCCGCCGTCGGCAAGATCGTCATGGCGGCTGCGGCTAAAAATCTTACCAGCGTGACGCTGGAACTGGGCGGCAAATCGCCGACCATCGTCGACGAGACAGCCGATTTGAACATGGCGGCCAAGAATATCCTTTGGGCCAAGTTCACCAACAACGGCCAGACTTGTATCGCGCCTGATCACATCTACGTGCATGCCAGCGTCAAGGACGAATTCCTGAGACATTGTATTGCGGCGCTGGAAGAAGCCTACGGCAAGGACGCGCAGCAGATCGACAGCCCTTGCCTGGCGCGTATCGTCAATGAGCGCCATGCCGAGCGCGTCAAGGCGCTGCTGGATGACGCTACCGCACGCGGTGCGCGGGTGGTGACGGGCGGCCAGGTCGATGCTGGCCAGCGTTATATCGCGCCGACGCTGATCGACGGCATTCCCGACGACGCCAAGATCATGAGCGAAGAAATCTTCGGGCCGCTGCTGCCGATTATCAGCTTTACTGAGCTCAGTACGGTGATCGCCCGCATCAACGCCGACCCCAAGCCGCTGGCCTTGTACGTATGGAGCCGCAAGCAGGAAAACATCGACAAGGTCATGCAGCAGACCACCTCTGGCGGCGCTTGCATCAACCATTGCGTGGTGCAGTTCCTGCATGGGAACCTGCCCTTCGGCGGCGTCAATAATTCCGGCATCGGCAGCGGCCACGGCCATCATGGCTTCCTGGCGTTTTCGCATGAGCGGGCCGTGGTGCGCGGCCGCATCATGCTGGCAAAGATGTTTTACCCGCCCTATACGGGCATGACGCGCAGGCTGGTCAACCTGTTCATCAAGACGGTTTGA
- a CDS encoding alpha/beta fold hydrolase, which translates to MLATQPYDAFAKEASVLDAPVKKVADQRLAVKTPQGSGVLPVYADHSLSTAAPEVKRILIVVHGTLRNADVYFADGLRAVEEAGAAGAGSLVVAPQFLTPADVQAFKLAPDTLAWSQEGWKGGEPALSPAPVSSFSAMDALLEHFTDRTLYPALAEVVVSGHSAGAQIVQRYAVAGRAEAVLVKAGIKVRYVVANPSTYLYFDNHRPDADGHFQAAVTASCPHVNRWKYGMEQLPAYVSEQDLGSIEARYAARKVTYLLGMADTNPYTHFIDRSCPAMAQGPYRLARGLAYFNYMQGRHTAGLNQSVVEVPGIGHDGRGMYGSACGQAVLFGQQLPAACPQLP; encoded by the coding sequence ATGCTCGCAACCCAGCCGTACGACGCCTTCGCGAAAGAAGCATCCGTGCTGGACGCGCCCGTCAAAAAAGTCGCCGATCAGCGCCTTGCCGTAAAGACTCCGCAAGGCAGCGGCGTGCTGCCGGTCTATGCCGACCACTCGCTCAGTACTGCAGCGCCTGAGGTGAAACGGATATTGATTGTGGTGCACGGCACATTGCGCAACGCCGATGTCTATTTTGCCGACGGTCTCCGTGCGGTCGAGGAAGCCGGTGCGGCAGGCGCTGGCAGCCTGGTAGTGGCGCCGCAGTTCCTGACGCCGGCAGACGTCCAGGCGTTCAAGCTCGCGCCCGACACGCTGGCCTGGAGCCAGGAGGGCTGGAAGGGCGGCGAACCTGCCTTGAGCCCTGCGCCTGTCAGCTCCTTCAGCGCCATGGATGCCCTGCTCGAACATTTCACCGACCGCACTCTCTATCCAGCCCTGGCTGAAGTGGTGGTCTCGGGTCATTCCGCCGGCGCCCAGATTGTGCAGCGCTATGCCGTTGCCGGCCGGGCAGAAGCGGTCCTGGTCAAGGCCGGAATCAAGGTGCGTTATGTCGTGGCCAACCCATCAACCTATCTGTATTTCGATAACCACCGGCCCGACGCGGATGGTCATTTCCAAGCCGCCGTCACCGCCTCATGTCCGCATGTGAATCGCTGGAAATATGGCATGGAACAGCTACCGGCCTATGTCTCGGAACAAGATCTGGGCAGCATCGAAGCGCGCTACGCCGCACGCAAGGTGACCTATCTGCTGGGGATGGCCGATACCAATCCGTACACTCACTTCATCGACCGCTCCTGTCCCGCCATGGCGCAAGGCCCGTACCGGCTGGCGCGCGGCCTGGCCTATTTCAACTATATGCAAGGAAGGCATACGGCGGGGCTTAATCAGAGCGTGGTGGAAGTGCCGGGCATCGGCCATGACGGCCGCGGCATGTACGGATCGGCATGCGGGCAGGCGGTCTTGTTTGGACAACAATTGCCTGCGGCTTGTCCGCAATTGCCGTGA